From a single Nostoc sp. MS1 genomic region:
- a CDS encoding choice-of-anchor E domain-containing protein encodes MNKKIFNSLAVATTLAGVIATAGTASAASLTKTATFTASTGDFQFTDFDQTLSIKKFDSSLGKLQKVTLDFLGEIKGDGKFENRSASSASITVNLGGFLSLDQTQLGVPPLLPVTPKTVITYNVAKFDGKTDYAGPSGRTFTGLSASQAGSRVFTDLASLNVFTGTGNLDFLFTALADSIVSGSGNMSYELNTLARGSVAVTYEYKTTPEPSVVIGMGVFAGLGMLSNRKKQLLKWAKS; translated from the coding sequence ATGAACAAAAAAATCTTCAATAGTCTAGCGGTTGCTACAACTTTGGCAGGCGTTATTGCAACAGCCGGAACTGCAAGTGCAGCTTCTCTAACTAAAACTGCTACCTTTACAGCATCTACAGGTGATTTTCAATTCACCGATTTTGATCAAACTCTTAGCATTAAAAAGTTTGATTCATCCCTCGGTAAACTCCAGAAAGTAACTCTTGATTTTTTAGGTGAAATTAAGGGAGATGGAAAGTTTGAAAACAGAAGTGCTAGTTCAGCTAGTATAACCGTGAATTTGGGTGGTTTCCTCTCTTTAGATCAAACGCAATTAGGTGTACCCCCACTTTTGCCAGTAACTCCCAAAACAGTTATCACCTACAATGTTGCTAAATTTGATGGCAAAACTGATTATGCCGGGCCTTCAGGAAGAACCTTTACTGGTTTATCTGCTTCCCAAGCAGGAAGTAGAGTTTTCACTGATTTAGCATCTTTAAATGTATTTACTGGTACAGGCAATTTAGACTTTTTGTTCACAGCTTTAGCTGACTCGATAGTAAGCGGCTCAGGCAACATGAGTTACGAACTCAATACATTGGCTAGGGGAAGTGTTGCAGTCACTTATGAATATAAAACAACTCCTGAACCTTCTGTAGTCATTGGTATGGGTGTTTTTGCAGGTCTGGGTATGCTCTCAAACCGCAAAAAACAATTGCTGAAATGGGCAAAATCATAA
- a CDS encoding DevA family ABC transporter ATP-binding protein produces MLKVISIRNLDHYFGHGSLRKQVLFNINLEIRAGEIVILTGPSGSGKTTLLNLVGGLRSPQFGSVRVLGQELCDASAERLVQARRRNGYIFQAHNLHGSLTALQNVKMGLELHEYIELEEIETRAVQILEQVGLGNRLHYYPDQLSGGQKQRVAIARALVSYPQLVLADEPTAALDSQSGRDVVNLMQKLAYEQGCTILMVTHDYRILDIADRILQMEDGKLVNSNLATV; encoded by the coding sequence ATGCTAAAAGTCATTTCAATTCGCAATCTTGACCACTACTTTGGTCATGGTTCGTTGCGTAAGCAGGTATTATTTAATATCAATTTAGAAATTCGTGCTGGTGAAATCGTTATTTTAACGGGGCCTTCTGGTTCTGGTAAGACTACCTTACTCAACTTGGTAGGAGGATTGCGATCGCCTCAGTTTGGTAGTGTGCGAGTGTTGGGACAGGAACTTTGTGATGCTAGTGCAGAAAGATTAGTACAAGCGCGTCGGCGCAATGGTTATATTTTTCAAGCACATAATTTGCATGGGAGTTTAACCGCACTACAAAATGTCAAAATGGGCTTGGAACTACACGAGTACATTGAGTTAGAAGAGATAGAAACTCGTGCAGTGCAGATTCTAGAACAAGTGGGGTTAGGAAACCGTTTGCATTATTACCCCGATCAACTTTCGGGAGGACAAAAACAACGAGTAGCGATCGCGCGTGCTTTAGTTAGTTATCCACAACTTGTATTAGCCGATGAACCAACAGCCGCCTTAGATAGCCAATCGGGACGAGACGTAGTTAACTTGATGCAGAAACTCGCCTACGAACAAGGCTGTACAATCCTCATGGTGACTCATGACTATCGCATTTTGGATATTGCTGATCGGATTTTACAGATGGAGGATGGGAAGTTAGTTAATTCTAATCTGGCGACAGTTTAG
- the devC gene encoding ABC transporter permease DevC: MLNQLRRRTPLGWLQLSHEKSRLLVAVSGIAFADLLMFMQLGFQAALYDSNTRLHRSLKADIVVIGSQTRNLQRISTFSRRRLYQAMDIPGVKTAEAMYVSNMVWKNPQTRRDTEILVIGINPDRPAVDFPEVNQKLSEIKLPDTVIFDRASRGDYQETIAQLDQGQTVKTELERRTITISGLFKLGASFSADGTLITSDQNFLRFFPRQPASSVSVGLIQLEPNVNRQQVVSALQARLSGDVKVLTREEFIEFENNFWRTNSPIGFIFSIGVSMGFVVGVIIVYQVLSTDVNAHLREYATFKAIGYRHYYLLGVIFEEAVILALLGFLPGLTISLGLYHLTRTATNLPMYMTAIRALQVLILTIIMCAISGAIATRKLQGADPADMF; encoded by the coding sequence ATGCTTAATCAACTACGGCGAAGAACGCCTTTAGGATGGCTACAACTAAGCCATGAGAAAAGTCGGCTTTTGGTAGCAGTGTCAGGTATTGCTTTTGCTGACTTGCTAATGTTTATGCAGTTGGGATTTCAAGCGGCGCTTTATGACAGTAACACTAGGTTACATCGCAGTTTAAAGGCTGATATTGTTGTCATCGGTTCGCAAACTCGCAACTTACAACGTATTTCTACGTTTTCCCGCCGACGACTTTATCAAGCAATGGATATCCCAGGAGTGAAAACTGCTGAGGCGATGTATGTCAGTAATATGGTGTGGAAGAATCCCCAAACACGCCGTGATACGGAAATTTTGGTGATTGGGATTAATCCTGATAGACCAGCCGTCGATTTTCCCGAAGTTAATCAAAAACTATCAGAAATTAAGCTACCAGATACAGTTATATTTGATCGTGCGTCTAGAGGAGATTATCAGGAAACTATTGCCCAATTAGACCAAGGTCAGACTGTTAAAACTGAACTAGAACGGCGCACAATTACAATTAGTGGTCTATTTAAACTAGGGGCTTCTTTTAGTGCTGATGGTACTCTCATCACTAGCGATCAAAACTTTTTGCGCTTTTTTCCCCGACAACCAGCTTCTAGTGTCAGTGTTGGTTTGATTCAGTTAGAACCTAATGTGAATCGTCAACAAGTGGTATCAGCATTACAAGCGCGTCTGTCTGGAGATGTGAAAGTGCTGACTCGTGAGGAATTTATTGAGTTTGAAAACAACTTTTGGCGTACTAACTCCCCTATAGGTTTTATTTTTAGTATCGGGGTGTCAATGGGGTTTGTAGTTGGTGTAATTATTGTTTATCAAGTCTTATCTACAGATGTGAATGCTCATCTGCGAGAGTACGCTACCTTCAAAGCCATTGGTTATCGCCATTATTACTTATTAGGTGTGATATTTGAGGAAGCCGTAATTTTAGCATTACTAGGCTTTCTCCCTGGCTTAACTATCTCTTTAGGACTTTATCACCTAACTCGCACTGCCACAAACTTACCTATGTACATGACAGCTATCCGGGCATTGCAAGTATTAATTTTAACTATTATTATGTGTGCAATTTCTGGTGCGATCGCTACTCGTAAGCTTCAAGGTGCTGACCCAGCAGATATGTTTTAG
- a CDS encoding TetR/AcrR family transcriptional regulator: MARSKLGETDRSNSTDKVEKILQGAMQEFLAHGYAATSMDKVAEAAGVSKATVYSHFQDKEGLFKALIEKLARKRFQSILGTQALQGEPYIVLRRLAKTALNQMVDDPEYQSFERLLIGESARFPELAQIFVGSIAKPAIDTISKYLASRPELNIPDPEATARILIGSLVHFVMTQEIMHGKDIMPMESDRLIDALTHLIINCAD, encoded by the coding sequence ATGGCACGTTCAAAACTAGGGGAAACAGACCGTTCTAACTCTACCGATAAAGTGGAAAAAATTCTGCAAGGAGCGATGCAGGAATTTTTAGCCCACGGCTATGCAGCAACTAGTATGGATAAGGTAGCGGAAGCGGCTGGAGTATCCAAAGCGACAGTATATAGTCACTTTCAAGATAAAGAAGGTTTATTTAAAGCACTGATAGAGAAACTAGCAAGAAAGCGGTTTCAGTCAATTTTAGGAACCCAAGCTTTGCAAGGTGAACCTTATATAGTATTGAGGCGGTTGGCGAAAACAGCCTTAAATCAGATGGTAGATGATCCAGAATATCAATCATTTGAGCGTCTTTTAATTGGTGAGTCAGCACGTTTCCCAGAATTAGCGCAGATTTTTGTCGGTAGTATCGCCAAGCCAGCCATAGATACTATTAGTAAATACTTAGCTTCTCGTCCAGAACTCAACATCCCAGATCCAGAAGCCACAGCGAGGATTTTGATTGGTTCATTAGTGCATTTTGTGATGACGCAGGAGATTATGCACGGTAAAGATATTATGCCAATGGAGAGCGATCGCTTAATCGATGCCTTAACACATCTCATTATTAACTGTGCAGATTAA
- a CDS encoding ABC exporter membrane fusion protein: MQNSKLDRSISPQSILRPALFLACFASFVAIGISFYIGLNFRQASNQKVQAPGALLPELKTVTALGRIEPKGKVIKLSATTSSEGSRVEQLLVKEGDRVKPGQLIAILDSRDRLEAALKEAQEQVKVAQANLNRTKAGAKGGEIAAQLATIAKLEAEARGNIAAQLANVARLQAEVKNAQAENQRYQTLYQQGAVSASEGDRKRLDLETAQKSLLAAQADLQRIQTTSQQQLQQAKATLAQISEVRGVDVEAAKAEVDRAIASVNEAKVDLQQAYVRWPKQSGDFSSEDAQVFEIHTRPGELVSSDGIADIGQTNQMYVVAEVYESDISKVKAGQKVRIISDYIPVEMQGTVERKGLQVRRQNVVNTDPSSNVDNRVVEVYIRLNPASSQQAADLTNMQVKAVIEL, from the coding sequence GTGCAAAATTCAAAGCTAGACCGTTCAATTTCTCCTCAATCGATTTTACGTCCAGCGCTTTTTTTAGCTTGTTTTGCATCTTTTGTTGCTATAGGAATCAGTTTTTATATAGGTTTAAATTTTCGCCAAGCATCTAATCAAAAGGTACAAGCACCAGGAGCATTATTACCAGAGCTAAAAACGGTAACGGCTTTAGGACGGATTGAGCCAAAGGGAAAGGTGATTAAACTTTCGGCGACTACATCTAGTGAGGGTAGTCGGGTAGAACAATTGTTAGTGAAGGAGGGGGATAGGGTAAAGCCGGGACAATTGATTGCGATTTTGGATAGCCGCGATCGCTTAGAGGCGGCGTTAAAGGAAGCGCAAGAACAAGTGAAGGTAGCGCAAGCTAACCTTAACCGTACCAAAGCTGGAGCCAAAGGCGGGGAAATTGCGGCGCAACTGGCCACGATCGCCAAGTTGGAGGCGGAAGCAAGGGGTAATATTGCGGCGCAACTAGCTAATGTAGCGCGGTTACAGGCGGAAGTGAAAAACGCTCAAGCCGAAAACCAACGCTATCAAACCCTATATCAACAAGGGGCTGTATCAGCTTCAGAGGGCGATCGCAAGCGGTTAGACCTAGAAACAGCCCAAAAAAGCCTACTCGCAGCCCAAGCCGACTTACAGCGCATCCAAACCACTAGCCAGCAACAACTCCAACAAGCCAAAGCCACATTAGCACAAATCAGCGAAGTTCGGGGAGTAGATGTAGAAGCAGCCAAAGCCGAAGTTGATCGAGCGATCGCCTCTGTTAATGAAGCAAAGGTAGATTTACAACAAGCCTACGTGCGCTGGCCCAAACAATCAGGAGACTTTTCTAGTGAAGATGCTCAAGTATTTGAGATTCACACTCGTCCAGGGGAATTAGTCTCCAGCGATGGTATTGCTGATATTGGACAAACCAATCAAATGTACGTAGTAGCCGAAGTCTACGAAAGCGATATCAGCAAAGTCAAAGCAGGGCAGAAAGTACGAATTATTAGTGATTACATACCTGTAGAAATGCAGGGAACCGTAGAACGCAAAGGCTTACAAGTACGACGGCAAAACGTTGTTAATACTGACCCTTCTAGTAATGTCGATAACAGAGTAGTAGAAGTCTACATCCGCCTAAATCCTGCATCTAGTCAACAAGCTGCTGATTTAACAAATATGCAGGTTAAGGCAGTTATTGAACTATGA
- a CDS encoding SGNH/GDSL hydrolase family protein — protein sequence MVVSAKFVDNTHPISEMYVFGDSLSDAGMVFRATGGTYPPQPAYYQGRYSNGRVWVEYLSDRLHLTPKQTNNFAYGGAITGNVGNAYVPSLLAQVQSFTQTHQNTNPNSLYVLWAGANDYLQGVTNANIPVQNVTQAIASLSKVGAKKILVGNIPDLGQLPATRTNANSANLSTLTQEHNQGLRRSLKLLSQQNSNLEIVTFNANALYRDAIANPATFGFTNVSNPCLSGSNACGNPNQFLFWDAIHPTTAAHRIISDIAFSAIQEAGIVTPGVISQQSTHFSTMDY from the coding sequence ATGGTTGTATCTGCCAAATTTGTCGATAACACTCACCCCATTAGCGAAATGTATGTATTTGGGGATAGCCTGTCAGATGCAGGTATGGTATTTCGGGCGACAGGGGGAACTTATCCACCCCAGCCTGCATACTATCAAGGACGCTACTCCAATGGTCGAGTGTGGGTTGAATATCTGAGCGATCGCTTACATCTTACCCCCAAGCAAACCAACAATTTCGCCTATGGAGGCGCAATTACAGGTAATGTTGGTAATGCTTATGTACCTAGTTTATTGGCTCAGGTGCAGTCATTCACACAAACACACCAAAACACTAACCCCAATAGCTTATATGTACTATGGGCAGGAGCAAATGATTATTTGCAAGGTGTAACTAATGCAAATATTCCTGTGCAGAATGTAACTCAAGCGATCGCATCTCTGAGCAAAGTCGGTGCGAAAAAAATTCTTGTAGGAAATATACCAGATTTAGGACAACTACCAGCAACGCGAACAAACGCAAATTCTGCTAACCTAAGTACGTTAACACAAGAACACAATCAAGGATTAAGGCGATCGCTTAAACTTCTGTCTCAACAAAACTCTAACCTTGAGATTGTCACTTTCAATGCCAACGCTTTGTATCGAGATGCTATTGCCAATCCAGCGACATTCGGCTTTACTAATGTAAGTAATCCTTGCTTATCTGGCTCTAACGCCTGTGGGAACCCTAACCAATTCTTGTTTTGGGATGCTATTCATCCTACAACTGCGGCTCACCGCATTATCTCAGATATTGCCTTTTCCGCCATCCAAGAAGCTGGGATAGTAACACCCGGAGTCATTAGTCAACAGTCAACCCATTTTTCAACTATGGACTATTGA